TCCATGTGTAAAAATTACCAGCCATGGAGATCGACGCTTCGGATAGGCCCGCGGGAGGATTTTCAATCGAGCGGTATGTTGAATCCTCGCGGCCGTTGGATTTGGAGGGCATTCAGTGGGAGCAAAGTCGGGAGTATCCCATCACCCCGGAGGTTGTCCGCGCGGTCACCTATTTCATGGACATCGAATACCAGACGATCAACTATCTCCGTGATCTCTTAGCGGCGGGGGCGGCCAACGATCCGGAGATCGCCGTGTTTCTTTCCTGTTGGGGGTATGAGGAGATGTTCCACGGTCGCGCATTGGAGACGTTCCTGAAACAGTACGGCATCGAGGTCGCGCGAGAGCGCCTCGCCGAGGTCCGGCGGACGGTCACGTGGCGGGAGCGGTTCGAAGCCTTTGGAGCCAAGTTGTTGGCGAAGTACAACCGCCATTTTCCGGCGTTGTATCTGAGTTGGGGGGCTTCGCAGGAGATTTCGACCCTGATGGGGTATCAGGGGCTCGGACGACGCGCCAACAACCCGATTCTCACGGAAATTACCCGCCGAATCATCATGGATGAGTCCCGGCATTTCAGCTTCTACTACCACATGGCCCGAAAACACTTGTCTGATCCCCGGGCGCAGCGGCTCACTCGATGGGTCCTCACGCATTTCTGGTCGCCCGTGGGGCAGGGCGTCAAGCCCGACGCGGAAGTTCGCTGGATTCATCGGTTCATCATGGAGGGTGAATTCGGGAAATCCGCGATCCGGCACATCGACTCCATCATCAACAAGCTTCCCGGCCTCGATTCGCTCAACATCCTCGACCGCTACACCACCGCTCTCGGTCCGGCCTGAAGGGCAACAGTCATTTTACGTTCCCGCATGCGCGGGTACGACAATTGGAAGTACAATAGGCCCGTGTTGTATCGCAATTTCACGCTCGATCGATTCCAGGAGGAGGCGATCCGGCACATGCAGCAGGGGGCGTCCGTCCTCGTCGCCGCGCCTACCGGTTCGGGAAAGACTTTGATTGCGCAGTATGCGCTTGAGCAGGCCCTCCTGGAGGGCAAGCGGGCCGTGTACACCGCCCCCGTGAAGGCGCTCAGCAATCAGAAGTTCCGCGAGTTCTCCGCCTTGTGGGGGCATCGCGTGGGGATTGTCACCGGCGACGTGGCCATCCATCCCCAGGCGGAGATCATCATCATGACCACCGAGATTTTTCGCAACGCGCTGCTCGAATCGACCGATCTTCTGGAAAACGTCGGCTGGCTCGTCATGGATGAGATTCATTACATGGACGACCGCGACCGCGGCACGGTGTGGGAGGAGTGTCTCATCCTCGCCCCCGCGTCCATTCGCCTGGTCTGTCTGAGCGCCACTGTTTCGAATCTGGAAGACATCGGCAAGTGGCTGAAGGCGGTCCGGCCCGAGCGGCCCATCCACGTCGTCCGTGAATCGACGCGGCCGATTCCACTCGAACCGTCGGTCTTCGTGCCTTCGGTCGGCCTCATGCCGATCAACAAAGTCGGACGGCACATGGTCCGGTTCGGTAGACGCGGAAAATTCTGGG
The window above is part of the Nitrospirota bacterium genome. Proteins encoded here:
- a CDS encoding acyl-ACP desaturase, translating into MEIDASDRPAGGFSIERYVESSRPLDLEGIQWEQSREYPITPEVVRAVTYFMDIEYQTINYLRDLLAAGAANDPEIAVFLSCWGYEEMFHGRALETFLKQYGIEVARERLAEVRRTVTWRERFEAFGAKLLAKYNRHFPALYLSWGASQEISTLMGYQGLGRRANNPILTEITRRIIMDESRHFSFYYHMARKHLSDPRAQRLTRWVLTHFWSPVGQGVKPDAEVRWIHRFIMEGEFGKSAIRHIDSIINKLPGLDSLNILDRYTTALGPA